The following are encoded together in the Pedobacter sp. D749 genome:
- a CDS encoding type I restriction endonuclease subunit R, translated as MKFTESQLEHAFINLLEDEKMIHQVGNVVRKATTNLVEEPVVVYGNIVSDKVLIDEDLKAYLRRQYQDDEITENEIESILRDLDRLPSSDLYESNKIFMKMVSDGFLLKREDRLKKDIYIQLIDYSVSDRNTYKIVNQLAIRGYEMRIPDLILYINGLPLVVFEFKSAIKEDTTIHNAYEQLTVRYKRDIPELFKYNAFCVISDGVNTKAGSFFAPYEFFYAWRKIEGMKTEVDGIDAMFTLIQGMFNRTRLRDIIRNFIYLPDSSKKNEKIVCRYPQYYATVKLFENIKLHQRPHGDGKGGTYFGTTGCGKSYTMLFLSRLLMKSTYFGSPTIILITDRTDLDDQLSGQFTNAKGFIGDETVVSVESRSNLRELLQGRNSGGVFLTTIHKFTEDTKLLTDRTNVICISDEAHRSQTNLDQKVSITEKGVTKTYGFAKYLHDSLPNATYVGFTGTPIDATIDVFGDIVDAYTMTESVNDEITVRIVYEGRAAKVLLNNHKLEEIEAYYAQCAEDGSNENQIEESKKAMAQMNAIIGDPKRLQAIAEDFVRHYENRIVEGATVKGKAMFVCSSRQIAFELYKNILTIRPDWAEVKIAADDVVLSEKEQKEIKPMERLKMVMTRGKDDDEALYKLLGTKGDRKEFDRQFKNEKSNFKIAIVVDMWLTGFDVPFLDTMYIDKPIQRHNLIQTISRVNRKFEGKNKGLVVDYIGIKKQLNLALAQYGKGDSQNIEDIEQSIVVVKDQLDLLNKLFHKFDSSKYFHGTPVEQLKCLNESAEFVQLTQELEKRFMYIVKRLKSAYDICSGSGVFKDEERDLIHFYLAIRAIIYKLTKGVAPDAAQMNNKVRQMLQDAIESEGVEEIFKLGDDNETEVDIFSEDYMAKIDKIKLPNTKIKLLQKLLAKAIDDIKKINKITGIDFSKRLQFIVDKYNERKENDVLRSEVLEDFTDEIIDLYYALKKEKDSFKDLGIDFEEKAFYDILKALAIKYDFAYPEDKLIHLAQEVKDVVDDKAKYTDWSKREDIKAELKVDLIILLADNDYPPIDRDEVYKEIFEQAENFKKYNRY; from the coding sequence ATGAAATTTACCGAATCGCAATTAGAGCATGCATTTATTAACTTACTTGAAGATGAGAAAATGATTCATCAGGTAGGTAATGTAGTCCGTAAAGCCACTACAAATTTAGTTGAAGAACCTGTTGTAGTATATGGTAATATCGTTAGCGATAAAGTTCTAATTGATGAAGACTTAAAAGCCTACCTGCGTAGGCAGTATCAAGACGATGAGATTACAGAGAATGAAATTGAATCTATACTTAGGGATTTAGATCGTTTACCCTCTTCCGATTTGTACGAGAGCAATAAAATTTTTATGAAAATGGTTTCAGATGGTTTTTTGCTTAAACGGGAAGACCGGCTCAAAAAAGACATCTATATTCAACTGATAGATTATTCAGTATCAGATCGAAATACGTATAAAATTGTAAATCAATTGGCCATAAGAGGCTATGAGATGCGCATTCCAGATTTAATATTGTACATCAATGGTTTGCCATTAGTCGTGTTTGAATTTAAATCTGCAATTAAAGAAGATACCACCATACACAATGCCTATGAGCAACTAACGGTCCGTTATAAAAGAGACATACCCGAACTATTTAAATACAATGCATTTTGTGTGATTAGTGATGGAGTAAATACCAAGGCCGGTTCATTCTTTGCACCTTATGAGTTCTTTTACGCCTGGAGAAAAATTGAGGGAATGAAAACCGAGGTTGATGGTATTGATGCCATGTTTACGTTAATACAAGGGATGTTTAACCGAACCAGGTTAAGGGATATAATCCGCAATTTTATTTACCTGCCAGACAGTTCTAAGAAAAATGAAAAGATTGTTTGTCGTTATCCTCAATACTATGCTACAGTTAAGCTTTTCGAAAATATAAAGTTACACCAACGCCCTCATGGTGATGGAAAAGGTGGCACCTATTTCGGTACAACAGGTTGTGGTAAAAGCTATACCATGCTTTTTTTGAGTAGGCTGCTGATGAAAAGCACCTATTTTGGTAGCCCTACTATAATTTTAATTACGGATAGAACAGATTTAGATGATCAGCTCTCTGGTCAATTCACCAACGCTAAAGGTTTTATTGGTGATGAGACTGTTGTTAGCGTAGAAAGCAGGAGTAATTTAAGAGAACTATTGCAAGGCAGAAATAGCGGTGGTGTTTTCTTAACCACCATACACAAGTTTACGGAGGATACGAAACTACTTACCGATCGAACTAATGTGATTTGTATTTCCGATGAGGCGCACAGAAGTCAAACCAATTTAGATCAGAAAGTAAGTATCACTGAAAAAGGCGTTACTAAAACTTACGGCTTTGCGAAGTACTTACATGACTCCTTGCCAAATGCCACTTATGTTGGCTTTACAGGTACGCCAATTGATGCAACGATTGATGTATTTGGCGATATTGTTGATGCCTATACGATGACTGAATCGGTTAATGATGAAATTACGGTTAGGATAGTTTATGAAGGTCGTGCCGCAAAGGTTTTGCTTAATAACCATAAGCTCGAAGAAATAGAAGCTTATTATGCCCAATGTGCCGAGGATGGAAGTAATGAAAATCAGATAGAAGAAAGCAAAAAGGCAATGGCACAGATGAATGCCATTATAGGAGATCCGAAACGTTTACAAGCCATTGCCGAAGATTTTGTCCGCCATTATGAAAACAGAATTGTTGAGGGCGCTACAGTAAAAGGTAAAGCCATGTTTGTTTGTAGTAGTAGACAAATCGCTTTTGAGTTATACAAAAATATTTTAACCATACGTCCTGATTGGGCTGAAGTAAAAATTGCCGCAGATGATGTTGTGCTTTCGGAAAAAGAGCAGAAAGAAATTAAACCGATGGAACGCCTAAAAATGGTGATGACCAGAGGTAAGGATGATGATGAGGCATTATATAAGTTATTAGGCACAAAAGGCGATCGCAAAGAATTTGATCGTCAGTTTAAAAACGAAAAATCCAACTTTAAAATAGCCATTGTTGTTGATATGTGGCTCACAGGTTTCGATGTTCCGTTTTTAGATACCATGTATATTGACAAACCCATTCAAAGACACAATCTAATTCAAACCATTTCCCGGGTTAACCGGAAATTTGAAGGAAAAAATAAGGGTTTGGTTGTCGATTACATTGGAATCAAGAAGCAACTAAATTTAGCCTTAGCACAATATGGTAAAGGGGATTCGCAAAATATTGAAGATATTGAACAATCAATTGTAGTTGTAAAAGATCAACTTGACCTTTTGAATAAGCTGTTTCATAAATTCGATTCTTCAAAATATTTTCATGGAACACCGGTAGAACAACTTAAGTGTTTAAATGAGTCTGCCGAATTTGTGCAACTCACTCAAGAACTCGAAAAGCGTTTTATGTACATCGTAAAACGCTTAAAGTCTGCTTATGATATTTGTTCGGGTAGTGGTGTTTTCAAAGACGAAGAACGAGATTTAATTCATTTTTATTTAGCTATAAGAGCTATTATTTACAAGTTAACAAAGGGGGTGGCACCAGATGCGGCCCAAATGAATAATAAAGTCCGCCAGATGCTTCAAGATGCAATAGAAAGCGAAGGCGTTGAAGAGATATTTAAACTTGGAGATGATAATGAAACAGAAGTAGATATATTTTCCGAGGATTATATGGCAAAGATTGATAAAATAAAACTGCCTAATACCAAGATTAAATTATTGCAAAAACTACTGGCGAAAGCAATTGATGATATCAAAAAAATAAATAAAATTACCGGTATTGACTTTTCGAAGCGACTTCAGTTCATTGTAGATAAATACAACGAACGTAAAGAAAACGACGTTTTAAGAAGTGAAGTTTTAGAAGATTTTACAGACGAAATTATCGACTTGTATTACGCCCTTAAAAAGGAAAAAGATTC
- a CDS encoding P-loop NTPase fold protein: MTKINNPKFLTNAPIGEDLFKNKSQDKIAQIISEKVINESDFKIIGIDGEWGSGKSNLVKLIQSKLTDTHVFFIYDVWGHQEDEQRKAILVELTEFIKNEDSLLKKHTKDWDSKLKQLLANSKETTTINQPYLSIGFIFSLLSIVYIPTVNVFKDSIKDFFKIESLFWKLVLVAFPILIVIGIYIYNVIGNWFTKKGFWKSFKISAEETFQVYTNKQKEETKIETISENQPSVRDFQKWMKEIDSDLDKKVVIVFDNFDRLPKKHILNIWSSIHIFFAEKKYDNIKVIVPFDREHVQNAFKELNSTDKTFGDDYVNKTFDIVFRVTLPIMSDWKQFFENQWKKAFTQFEEDEMKLVIQVYEFLNRRITPREIISFINEILTIKLLDEKFKERYISIFVLRKDEILKDPLIAITNLDYLMGLKSFYQNDSEFAKQLTAIIYHIEIDNALELIYTQELRDVLNKNDVEQFNIICKSEFIDSIFNSAISSIELFENPIKTLSHLEKETNLSQLHIDRAWNLFYYKILNSKRHIDKLEVEDWQVVLINNHQDNKYLFELLKGYSDILDETNSVEYVSLIDQLFKEISQEKVSPLILEKNIASKSFVEFIENKGDNYQPYKLVTNGQTLDEYLSKLTIDVILKLKNTRVLTKNYVLPKYKVFLKTSLNTYISQNSVELANDVMLKIKETIKNKQDLKDTLDDANIYTLYTNNLSSELPIIDELIAMRIARANLFEPSYQSYFQDTLNNENDDRSKKIARTILNYISYDNILLKAKYFKSSPLFRQTILRMFTMSDLGRTADITSLIEKYQELKTSLAIVDDNLLKEFNKWDIDKSKFDIDKLDNEFIDDCYQYDELNISKLFLEKFNEDFKDLEEADYEVVFGDGSDVHFRYFEKLNLDSLTQTSLDVFEKQLIAKIKEGSVGDPWWKILEVYDSNNHTISVVNCLKNIRDQFLNSNMELDVQTAKEILPYFLKHGLLNPNTEVFRTIIKNSFLSDDGFVNILLNHIDYIKSLYQNSGQSEKESFRNIVNEKRDASELLESMAKSIGIRKSKEKSEDQ; the protein is encoded by the coding sequence ATGACAAAAATCAATAATCCCAAATTTTTAACGAACGCTCCTATTGGAGAAGACCTCTTTAAAAATAAATCACAAGATAAAATTGCTCAAATAATTAGTGAAAAAGTAATCAATGAATCAGATTTCAAAATAATTGGAATTGATGGCGAATGGGGTTCTGGAAAAAGCAATTTGGTAAAACTTATTCAAAGTAAACTGACAGATACTCATGTTTTTTTTATTTATGATGTATGGGGACATCAAGAAGACGAGCAACGAAAAGCCATTTTAGTTGAACTTACCGAGTTTATTAAAAATGAAGATAGTTTACTGAAAAAACATACAAAGGATTGGGATTCAAAATTAAAACAGCTTTTAGCAAACTCAAAGGAAACAACCACAATAAATCAGCCTTATTTAAGTATAGGCTTTATTTTTAGCCTATTATCGATTGTGTATATTCCAACGGTAAATGTTTTTAAGGATTCAATTAAAGATTTTTTTAAAATAGAATCTTTGTTTTGGAAACTAGTATTAGTAGCGTTTCCAATATTAATTGTCATTGGTATTTATATATACAATGTAATTGGAAATTGGTTTACTAAGAAAGGCTTTTGGAAATCGTTCAAGATATCTGCCGAAGAAACATTTCAAGTCTATACGAATAAGCAAAAAGAAGAAACTAAAATCGAAACAATTTCTGAGAATCAACCTTCGGTAAGAGATTTTCAAAAATGGATGAAAGAAATAGATTCAGACTTAGATAAGAAAGTGGTTATTGTCTTTGATAACTTTGACAGGCTTCCTAAAAAGCACATTCTTAATATTTGGTCCTCTATTCACATTTTTTTCGCGGAAAAAAAATATGATAATATCAAAGTCATCGTGCCTTTTGATCGAGAGCATGTCCAAAATGCTTTCAAGGAGTTAAATTCAACAGATAAGACTTTTGGTGATGACTATGTTAACAAGACTTTTGATATAGTTTTCCGAGTTACATTGCCAATTATGTCCGACTGGAAACAATTTTTCGAAAATCAATGGAAAAAAGCTTTTACGCAATTCGAAGAAGATGAGATGAAATTGGTAATTCAAGTTTACGAATTTCTAAATAGAAGAATAACCCCTAGAGAAATTATCTCATTTATTAATGAGATCCTAACAATAAAGCTGTTAGATGAGAAATTTAAAGAAAGATACATCTCGATTTTTGTATTAAGAAAAGACGAAATTTTAAAAGACCCACTAATTGCGATTACGAATCTTGATTATCTAATGGGATTAAAATCATTCTATCAAAATGATTCCGAATTTGCTAAGCAATTAACCGCTATTATTTACCACATTGAAATTGATAACGCATTAGAACTCATATATACTCAGGAACTACGCGATGTGTTAAATAAGAATGATGTTGAGCAATTTAACATTATTTGTAAATCAGAGTTTATCGACTCAATATTTAATTCTGCAATTTCCAGTATAGAACTTTTTGAAAATCCAATTAAGACGTTATCTCATTTAGAAAAAGAAACAAATCTTTCCCAATTACATATTGATCGGGCTTGGAATTTATTTTATTATAAGATTTTAAACAGCAAACGGCATATTGATAAACTAGAAGTGGAAGATTGGCAAGTGGTATTAATCAATAATCATCAGGACAATAAATATTTATTTGAATTATTGAAAGGGTATTCCGATATTTTAGATGAAACTAATTCCGTAGAATATGTTTCATTAATTGATCAATTGTTCAAAGAAATTAGTCAAGAAAAAGTAAGCCCACTTATACTTGAAAAAAATATTGCGTCCAAAAGTTTTGTTGAATTTATTGAAAATAAAGGGGATAATTATCAACCATATAAATTGGTTACTAATGGTCAAACACTGGATGAATATCTATCGAAATTAACTATAGATGTAATTCTTAAATTAAAGAATACAAGAGTTTTAACGAAAAATTATGTTTTACCTAAGTATAAAGTATTTCTTAAAACTAGTTTAAACACCTATATAAGTCAAAATAGTGTGGAATTAGCAAACGATGTAATGCTTAAGATTAAGGAGACCATTAAAAATAAGCAAGATTTAAAAGACACTTTAGATGATGCTAACATCTATACTTTATACACAAACAATTTATCATCTGAATTGCCAATAATAGATGAGTTGATTGCAATGAGAATTGCCAGAGCTAATTTATTTGAACCATCTTATCAAAGTTATTTTCAAGATACTCTAAACAATGAGAATGATGATAGATCGAAAAAAATTGCAAGAACTATTTTAAATTATATTTCCTATGATAATATATTATTAAAGGCAAAATATTTTAAAAGCTCTCCATTATTTAGGCAGACCATTTTGAGAATGTTTACAATGTCTGACCTAGGAAGAACAGCTGATATCACAAGTTTAATTGAAAAATATCAAGAACTAAAAACTAGTTTAGCTATTGTTGATGATAATTTATTGAAAGAATTCAATAAATGGGATATTGATAAATCTAAATTTGATATTGATAAATTAGACAATGAATTTATTGACGACTGTTATCAATACGATGAATTGAATATATCAAAATTGTTTTTGGAGAAATTTAACGAGGATTTCAAAGATTTAGAAGAAGCAGATTACGAGGTCGTCTTTGGAGATGGGAGCGACGTGCATTTTCGCTATTTTGAGAAGCTGAATTTGGACTCTTTAACCCAAACTTCACTTGATGTATTTGAAAAACAATTAATAGCTAAAATCAAAGAAGGTAGTGTTGGGGATCCATGGTGGAAGATACTTGAAGTGTACGATTCAAATAATCATACTATTTCGGTAGTTAATTGTTTGAAAAATATCAGAGATCAGTTCTTAAACTCCAATATGGAGTTAGACGTACAAACAGCTAAAGAAATTTTACCATATTTTCTAAAGCACGGATTGCTGAATCCAAATACTGAAGTTTTTCGAACTATCATTAAAAACAGTTTTCTGTCCGATGATGGCTTCGTTAATATACTTTTAAATCATATAGATTACATCAAATCTTTGTACCAAAATTCTGGGCAATCAGAAAAAGAAAGCTTTCGTAATATTGTTAATGAAAAACGAGATGCAAGTGAACTTTTAGAAAGTATGGCTAAGTCCATTGGAATCAGAAAATCTAAAGAAAAATCAGAAGATCAGTAA
- a CDS encoding RNA-binding domain-containing protein produces MSETNHVEYKQELTDSLEKEVVAFLNYKEGGVIYIGIDNAGKTTGVLDSDGKQLKIKDRLKHNISPSCLGLFDVISEHKDGLDIIKIIVASGSEKPYFLKKYGMTEKGAFIRIGTASEPMPQKMIDALFARRTRNSISKIKSNQQNLSFEQLKIYYEGVGKRLNNNFAANLELLIADEQYNYVAYLISDKNSTSIKLARYNGLTRANLVENNEYGYESLIKATKQVLDKIELENKTITQITSKARKEARLWDAIALREAIINAFVHNDYTTEVPPKFELFDDPIEITSTGGLPDGLSQDEFFEGFSVPRNKEIMRIYKDLDLVEQLGSGIPRILESYSKDCFKFSDNFLRMSFPVNDQANDQANDQANDQAKAKDLMEHLKTSLGSLGTVKRELMVELKMPTEKQVEKYAKLATQLTAEQFEILKFSGKPKSNKEIQEDCLGLKRHNDNFKRYIEPLINLKLLNRTLPNVPNSPQQKYYTTEIGNIILLINDYK; encoded by the coding sequence ATGTCCGAAACCAACCACGTAGAATACAAACAAGAACTTACCGATTCGCTAGAAAAGGAAGTGGTTGCTTTTTTAAATTATAAGGAAGGCGGTGTAATTTATATTGGTATTGATAATGCTGGTAAAACAACAGGGGTTTTAGATAGTGACGGCAAGCAGTTAAAAATAAAAGACCGCTTAAAACATAATATCTCTCCCTCTTGCTTAGGCTTGTTTGATGTAATTAGTGAGCATAAAGATGGATTGGATATTATTAAAATTATAGTAGCGAGTGGTAGTGAAAAGCCTTATTTTTTGAAGAAATATGGTATGACAGAGAAAGGGGCTTTTATCAGAATTGGTACGGCATCAGAGCCTATGCCTCAAAAAATGATTGATGCGCTGTTTGCCAGGCGTACAAGAAACTCCATCAGCAAAATTAAATCTAACCAACAAAATTTAAGTTTTGAGCAGTTAAAAATCTACTATGAGGGCGTAGGTAAAAGATTGAATAATAATTTTGCTGCCAATTTAGAGCTACTCATTGCAGATGAGCAATATAATTACGTGGCTTATTTAATTTCCGATAAAAACAGTACTTCCATAAAGTTAGCCCGGTACAATGGTTTAACCAGGGCTAATTTGGTAGAAAATAATGAGTATGGTTATGAATCTTTAATTAAAGCCACCAAACAGGTTTTAGATAAAATAGAGTTAGAAAATAAAACCATTACCCAAATCACTTCCAAAGCAAGAAAAGAAGCCAGGCTCTGGGATGCAATTGCGTTACGTGAGGCGATTATTAATGCATTTGTACATAATGATTACACAACCGAGGTACCACCAAAATTTGAGTTGTTTGATGATCCTATCGAAATCACTTCAACTGGTGGTTTACCGGATGGGTTGAGTCAGGATGAATTTTTCGAGGGCTTTTCGGTGCCAAGGAATAAGGAGATTATGCGGATTTATAAAGATTTGGATCTGGTAGAACAATTAGGCTCGGGTATTCCCCGCATTTTAGAAAGCTATTCAAAAGATTGTTTCAAATTTTCAGATAATTTCTTACGAATGTCTTTTCCTGTTAACGACCAAGCTAACGACCAAGCTAACGACCAAGCTAACGACCAAGCTAAAGCAAAAGACTTGATGGAACATCTGAAAACTAGTTTGGGTAGCCTGGGTACGGTAAAACGCGAGCTGATGGTTGAACTCAAAATGCCAACTGAAAAGCAGGTAGAAAAATATGCCAAGTTAGCAACGCAACTTACTGCAGAACAATTTGAAATCTTAAAGTTTTCGGGAAAGCCAAAATCAAATAAGGAAATTCAGGAAGACTGTTTAGGCTTAAAAAGGCATAACGACAACTTTAAACGATACATAGAACCTTTAATAAACTTGAAGTTATTAAACAGGACGTTGCCGAATGTTCCGAATAGCCCCCAACAAAAATATTATACAACAGAAATTGGCAATATCATATTGTTGATTAACGATTATAAATAG